Sequence from the Cucumis sativus cultivar 9930 chromosome 1, Cucumber_9930_V3, whole genome shotgun sequence genome:
CAAGATTGGTTTCAAAGTGTTTACGAAAGAACGAATGGTTATATATTGTAACTTCAGTTGgataacatttttcaaaacaaaggGTTTGTTGTAATTTAGCCTTGGAAACAATCCATCATGAGAGAGACAACCCAAGAGAGATTATTGGAAGAGACAAGGATTGTAGAAGTGAAAAAAACAGAGcatataacatttttcattcGTTCATGTTTGTTTAACCAAAGAAGATTATAGATCAAGAAAAACTGAGGTTAGAAATTGATCCTTTAATGCATAAAAATCCTTTCAACATCAGGGGCCAAACTAACATGTAACACTGTTTCCATTCATACAAGAAGATATACCAAAAAGATGCATGAAAATGCCTCTCAAGTTTACCTTTTCAGTTCCATTGGAAAGAATTGTTATTCTCCTGATCATTTTTTCGctcaacaaaatatatgatcCGTCTATAAAACTTCCAAGACGCGTTCTTTTCTGTAATGGGACGTTGGCCAAACCGATTCTGCTCAACGTATTTTTGAACGTTTTCTGCCATGGATAAACCTTCCAGAAAAACCCGAAGATCGCCTCCCGGTCCTAACATGAATCATTAATCATAAGAGATGACTGGCAGTAGTAtagtttaacaaaaatataccAGGAATCGTGCAGCAGCAGTAAGATAGAATAAGAAAAGggaatatatttgaaaaattggaaGGAAGTATCAGAATGAAAGTTTGTGTAGAAGATGGCTTGCTAGAAAGTAAGGGTCTAAGACGTGAACTATGGATAAAAGAGCATTGTGCTATTTTATAGCTTAGAAGCAGTTAGTTACCTAAAGACGTATCGTCAGTATCCCTAAACCGATATGTTACAGGAAATATTGCAGTGTTTGCCTACACAATAACAAGCACCCGAAAACGAAGAATGCCTTGTTAGCATTAGATTGGAGTGCAGAGAATGGGAAAGTACACATTCTTATTCAGAAAACGACACAAGGAACTAACCGGATTGCACAATGCCTTGTGTGGGGAATCATCCAACAGTAGGGTGTTTGATGCATTGAACTCTCGTGGCTTGAGGTATTTCCacagtttttttatttcctttaagACTAAAGGCTTGTGCTTGTTCTCTACGGTAGAGAACGTGGTGTCAGTACAGTGTGATTGATCCTGTATAGAGCAGTGTTAGAGAACCAAAAAGAAACGGCCTGATATCAATGATTTAGCAGAAGACATTACTTTTGGATGATTGCACACTCATATGAAATGGATTAGGGAACTGAATGATCAATGTTTTCCCAAAACCTGCATGACCCTctttaatcaatatttatgataGATAGAGTTCAgagaaatagttttaataaagTGTCTTGtgccaaatataaatgaactAATACGAGTTAAAGACTTGTAGAAAAACTGCTGGCCACTAAACTACAGAGTTGAATATACTGATGCCAGCCGGCAAGAAAATACCATGCATGACATTGACAAGTGCTAAATGGTGTCAGAATGAGATATAACCAAATGAGAAACTATGCAGTATCAAATGACATTATTTGGttccatttgtttcaaatCCTCCTAAGTTCAAAATATTGAAGCATAATGACAAAGGCATCAACAGTCTTTCGAAACTTAAGCATAAGGTGTAAAAAAAGTCTGAatgtaatataaaaactatGAAATTATGAcacatgaaatgaaaaaagaaataaagaaataaagggCTATATGACCTTCATGGGGGCCGCTAGCAGTCAAAAAATGTCATGGACTTAATAAATAACTTATGTAGTGGTCACCTACCTAGGATTTAGGAcccaaatattataaaattagacGAATTTTTTCAtgagattagtcgaggtgCATGTAAGCTGGATTAGACACTCACAGATATCATAGTGAAAAAAGAGGAAGGGCtttatcaaagaaatttatgcttgttatatgaatatacttgtttcttataaaaaaaaaaaaattatcaaagaaattgtgtaaatatttagatattcccttctttttatattgaaaaaagacTCCTCTACGTACATTCCCTTCTTTTGCATCACCTGATATCGGATGCCTCCCTTGCACCATGCCTAGGTGAACGTTTTAAATCCATGAACATACTTGAGGGAATCATTCTATCAATAGATATTCTAGCCAACTAGATAGAAAAGAGGCCTAGAAAActttacaaaaagaagaaatgccTATTAACCTTTTAGAAGCACCAGAGGTTCCATACCTTTCAGCATTAGTCCAGAGTCAAAGCTTCATgtgaaataattttgaatcaatgTACAATAATAagcacattatttttttttttttggaacaGAGACAAGCAcattatttacatttcatatttcaagaaagaatgaaaactGTGATATGATTGATTCAAAATCCACCCTCCCCCAGGTTCATATATgcatatattcatatatatttatataaataaacttttaaaagaaactgCCAAACATTATTTGGAGGTTGTAATATATGATACTAGgggtagaaaagaaatagagagagaaacaTAGACTTACCCAGCAAAATAGTAATTTTTCTCTATAGTCTCTCATTAGAAAATCTATCACCATGTCCACATTTCTCCTGAAAAATTGTTGGACGCGTTCAGGAAAAAATCATATGAAAAAGTAGGCTATCTTAGTGAAATGACCAAGTGAAACAATGCACAAAATAATTTGCAATTCACAACCAGACGAAGCAGGAAAAGtaaagtgtaaaaaaaattaagttgtcAATTGAACATTACCGAGTTCTTGACGACCAAACACCCACCTCGAatctttcaaaacaaaacttaataaaatCATCACAAAATGGCCTCTTGAACACTGTAGAAAGAAACAAGGCAATTCACTATTGAAGTTTttaaggaaaatgaaaaataaagaatgtaATTGTCAATCATTACCTGCTTTTTGTCTTATTATAATGTCTGGCTTATATCCAGGTGGAACGTAACAAATAAAATCTGCAAGCAGTCCATTTACATCAAGAACAAGAAGCTTCTTCGTTGTAGATCCAATTGAATCTCCTTTCTCTGAAGTATCCAAAACCAGCGGTGGAGTTTCCTCTTCAGCCATAGCATTAACAACACTGCTTGTCTCACCAGAATCAGTGAAACATACAACTTCTTCCTTGGCAGTTTCAGCATTTTCCAGTCCTGGAGGCACACAGGAAGGAGTTGACATAATCAGTTCCTTGATCGTTGAAGCTTCATCATCATGCTCACCAAATGAACAGCAAACAGAAGCTTCCTCCACAGGGCCTTCCACGATCTTTTCTGAAGCATTATTACCAAATGTGTCATTTATTTGTTCTACAtctaaacttttcaaagaacCATCCCCATCGTATTCCAGCTCATTACATGGCAAAGGATAATCAGGGTCAGAGAGTTTTTCTCTAGAATGAACATCCTTCTTCACATCTATCATCTCCTTGCTCAGTTCTTGGGCGACAGTGTCAATGTTTCCTTGATCAGATACCTCATGACCTCTCAAACCACCTGGATCTTCAGAGATCCCAGAGTCTTCTTTGTAAGCATTCATAGAACTTGGCTCTTCCATTTCAACACTATATCCAGcaacattttgttttacttCTGCTGCATTCAGGATAAGATTATAAGAaccattaatattttcattctctGTATCCGTATCCTTTGACAATTTTTCATCATCATTATGCTCCTTTTCATGAACATTCCCTTTTAGATTACATATCTCTGGAAGATTTTTTCCTGTTTCAGACTCCAACTTCGAGCACATAACTAACGTGGCATCTGGAGAAGGATCTTTTTCAAACAGAATTTTATCCATTGAAGATGCAAATTCAAAACCAGAACAAACACTACCCGTATTGTTTCCTTCAGAAGCATCATCAAACTGTTCttgctttctctttttcattttatgctCCAACCCTTCGTTTGTATCACATGCTGAAATATCCATGACCAATATTTCCAGATATTTTGCAGAAATCCCACTCTATATCCTCATAAATTCAAAAGGTCAAGTTCTTTGAGAACTCTCAAGTATTTCCTTGAAGGAATTTTCTCCTACCTgatgtataaataaaataataaggtCATCAAAATCAGAATATCTATCTCGTTTCTATGCCTAGTCATAGATATCTATCACTAAGAAGCCCTATAGCCTAACTTCTCTGGATCTTTGTTCCTTTTCTAACTCCAGTTAAAACCCAGCACAGGGtcattaaaagtaaaatgtttCAAAGCACAGCAGCTTACAAAGAcattatttgttttacttCAGAACTACAACAAAGCCATTAATACATGTAATCAGGCATATaccagaaaaagaaagacaataaAAGATCAAGGAGCTGATTCTAAACTATTTCGGCAAATAGCAAGATAAAGGTTAATCTTGAAGTTACTTACAAACGCAATTGCAAAACTCCCTTTCTAAAACTCAGAATGTCCCATTTCAGATAGATTCACCCTCTTATTGTCCTCAAAACACCACAATTCCTCACTTCTTAGTAAAAATCAAGTGCCAATAAGCTCAGACGCAGTCAAATCGAAGTCAAAATCAACAACAGTAACAATTAAACGAGCAAAACTCAGATAAAGTCTGAACAGTCATGGGCAAAGATAGTCTTCCAAATGAGCATCAACAAGCAGGACAAGTCAAACCCatctcaaaacaaagaaaacccaTTTGAATTCCCATCAACACTTGAcccaataatgaaaaaaaaaaaaaaaaaattagcatGGGAATTAGGTAAAAGCGAGAGAAAGACAAAGAGACTTAACAGATCGAACATGGGATCAGATGAACAAGCAATGAACTGTAACTATTGGCAggacaaaaaagaagagtgtGGCATTGAATGTCGTTGGATGGCAGCTCAAAATTTCTCTCCTTTTGTTGGATGTAGCGCCGTCGTTCTTCTCGCGGGCAGCCCATTTGCGCATCGGCGGCTCACTGACCATCAATCTTCTCctctgattttttttccttttttctttttcttttcttttttcttttcattatcaaatatataatatgctTTTCATACCCTTCATATCTTCTACAACGTGACGGTTTAACtgataaagtttatatttttatatttatctatgCATACATTTTACTTctattcaactttaaaattcaCCGTCAACATATCTCAACAAGAGAagataaaacagaaaaaaacagtcaaaacaaatataacttaaattgttataatacATATGTtagcaaacaaaatatatgtgatTCGAATCTTTCAAATCATtactaaaacaaatagaaaagaaagtaaaaaaaaaaaaagttatagataaaaaagaaaaaaacagttgTTTAACATGAAGttattttagggtttcttCAAGAATATTACTTTACAAATATCGACATTTGGTGAAGAATGATACGTATGGGTAGTAAGTCTCACATTTTCTATAGTAtctaaaatcaaaagaatagccaataaacaattttcaacGAGTGTTTTTTATACaaacttatattattaaactattgaacttttataagtaaatttattgtttcattttgaaaacctctatatgaaatttataattatatcaatttgctTTTTTAATCGTCCCTCTCATAAAACTGAAATTTAAAGAATTCTACACATGTAAAAActgtaatttaatttgttcattcaaaatttagtaCTTAAACttgaaagttaattataaaaatcacTGATTAGCTCTGTAATTACAGATATAGAAAGATGAAATGCCATCccatcaaattataatataattaaagacTAAAAGGTTTTTAATTCATCTcatgaataaagaaaataagatgTCAAATCAATTGTTGTCCACTCCTCGGCTTATCCAGCCTAAAATATAATTCCAGTAGTGAATGAGCTTCTCTATGTTTCCAAACAGGTTCTATGATAATGGTCCTTTAGTTTCATTTgctttattacaaatttgaatacaaaaaGGTGAAACACATGGAACAGAAATTTCAACGAAATGGTATGCTATGTTAATGTGATTCATGTGAATAAAGAGATCTGCCAAATTGTCCCTTAGTGGACTGCTATTAGGCAGTCAGTGTGACATATAGTGACTAACTATATCATAGTGTTAAATCAACAAAGCAGGTATGTTATGAAATGTAAATGTATTAAACGTAAGAGTGAGAGGTTGAGAAAGAAGTTGGCGAGCATTATTGCATCAAACATAGTTTCGAGTATGGAAGTTCTTCTGATATTCAGAAAGGGCATGGATTGAGGCTGGAAATGCAGTACCCCACAGGTGGATGGATCTTGAAATTTGGTTGTCATTCTGCAGTGAACatacaaattttatgaatttgcCTAACAGGAGGAGATCAGCTATATGTGACAGAGAAGAGAACTCAACATGGAGTTGGATAGAAAAGTTTAGTCAACATCGTACCTCTGGTAGCCTCAACATGTCCACTCCAATGATAA
This genomic interval carries:
- the LOC101203219 gene encoding uncharacterized protein LOC101203219 isoform X2 produces the protein MDISACDTNEGLEHKMKKRKQEQFDDASEGNNTGSVCSGFEFASSMDKILFEKDPSPDATLVMCSKLESETGKNLPEICNLKGNVHEKEHNDDEKLSKDTDTENENINGSYNLILNAAEVKQNVAGYSVEMEEPSSMNAYKEDSGISEDPGGLRGHEVSDQGNIDTVAQELSKEMIDVKKDVHSREKLSDPDYPLPCNELEYDGDGSLKSLDVEQINDTFGNNASEKIVEGPVEEASVCCSFGEHDDEASTIKELIMSTPSCVPPGLENAETAKEEVVCFTDSGETSSVVNAMAEEETPPLVLDTSEKGDSIGSTTKKLLVLDVNGLLADFICYVPPGYKPDIIIRQKAVFKRPFCDDFIKFCFERFEVGVWSSRTRRNVDMVIDFLMRDYREKLLFCWDQSHCTDTTFSTVENKHKPLVLKEIKKLWKYLKPREFNASNTLLLDDSPHKALCNPANTAIFPVTYRFRDTDDTSLGPGGDLRVFLEGLSMAENVQKYVEQNRFGQRPITEKNASWKFYRRIIYFVERKNDQENNNSFQWN
- the LOC101203219 gene encoding uncharacterized protein LOC101203219 isoform X1; the protein is MDISACDTNEGLEHKMKKRKQEQFDDASEGNNTGSVCSGFEFASSMDKILFEKDPSPDATLVMCSKLESETGKNLPEICNLKGNVHEKEHNDDEKLSKDTDTENENINGSYNLILNAAEVKQNVAGYSVEMEEPSSMNAYKEDSGISEDPGGLRGHEVSDQGNIDTVAQELSKEMIDVKKDVHSREKLSDPDYPLPCNELEYDGDGSLKSLDVEQINDTFGNNASEKIVEGPVEEASVCCSFGEHDDEASTIKELIMSTPSCVPPGLENAETAKEEVVCFTDSGETSSVVNAMAEEETPPLVLDTSEKGDSIGSTTKKLLVLDVNGLLADFICYVPPGYKPDIIIRQKAVFKRPFCDDFIKFCFERFEVGVWSSRTRRNVDMVIDFLMRDYREKLLFCWDQSHCTDTTFSTVENKHKPLVLKEIKKLWKYLKPREFNASNTLLLDDSPHKALCNPDREAIFGFFWKVYPWQKTFKNTLSRIGLANVPLQKRTRLGSFIDGSYILLSEKMIRRITILSNGTEKVNLRGIFMHLFGISSCMNGNSVTC